Proteins co-encoded in one Bernardetia sp. genomic window:
- a CDS encoding NADH-quinone oxidoreductase subunit B — translation MNIPTTTRLSHSKKTGQGGLVVTSLENLIQWARLSSLWPMTFGLACCAFEMMGAYSPHYDLDRFGVFPRASPRQSDVMIVAGTVTFKMADRIKRLYEQMAEPRYVISMGSCSNCGGPYWEHGYHVVKGVDRIIPVDVYVAGCPPRPEALIGGILKLQEKIRSQAPA, via the coding sequence ATGAATATCCCAACTACCACTAGACTTTCTCACTCTAAAAAAACAGGACAAGGAGGTTTAGTGGTTACTTCTTTAGAAAACCTTATACAGTGGGCTAGACTTTCTTCACTTTGGCCTATGACTTTTGGTTTGGCTTGTTGTGCCTTTGAAATGATGGGGGCATACTCGCCACATTATGACTTAGACCGTTTTGGCGTTTTTCCTCGTGCTTCTCCTCGTCAGTCAGATGTAATGATTGTGGCTGGAACTGTTACCTTTAAGATGGCTGACCGAATTAAAAGACTTTACGAACAAATGGCAGAACCTCGCTATGTTATTTCTATGGGAAGCTGTTCCAACTGTGGAGGTCCTTACTGGGAACATGGCTATCATGTTGTAAAAGGTGTAGATAGAATTATTCCTGTAGATGTATATGTGGCAGGATGTCCTCCACGTCCAGAAGCCCTCATTGGAGGAATTTTGAAATTACAGGAAAAAATACGCTCACAAGCTCCTGC